A window of the Microbacterium sp. AZCO genome harbors these coding sequences:
- a CDS encoding heavy-metal-associated domain-containing protein: protein MTTNEYRVTGMSCGHCEASVRREVSALTGVEAVEVSAAWGRLVVRSAADVSDEAVIAAVDEAGYEAVRVA from the coding sequence ATGACGACGAACGAGTACCGCGTGACGGGCATGAGCTGCGGCCACTGCGAGGCCAGCGTGCGGCGTGAGGTCTCCGCGCTGACCGGCGTCGAGGCCGTCGAGGTCAGCGCCGCATGGGGCCGGCTCGTCGTGCGCTCCGCTGCCGACGTCTCCGATGAGGCCGTCATCGCGGCGGTCGACGAAGCGGGCTATGAGGCGGTGCGGGTGGCGTGA
- a CDS encoding ABC transporter substrate-binding protein, which translates to MSVFTRSRKAGVLGAIAIAGASALILAGCSGGGSGSSSSAAPAENVDLSLKIGTILPQTGTLAFLGPPEEAGVGLAAQDINDAKVGLTIPDVIWGDSGDTDNKAYATTIQKLISEGVSAAIGAASSGVTKLFLDDAVAAGIITFSPANTSLDFTNWDDNNLYWRTAPSDTLQGEVLGNLVAEDGHENVAVLYQNDSYGTGLNKVFQDTFTGAGGKIVEQQSYNTGDTTFDAQISAILASNPDAIVLITFDEIYTIGPALIAAGYPAKDLYLVDGNLKNFGSDEKWPKGVSMEGAKGTTPAGPTTPKDFQERLNTYWTGEGNSALTDFSYSNESYDAVVLLALASLAANSTDPTDIASKLQEVSGGTGDGKKCTSFKECADIILSGGTADYDGYSGPITFDEHGDPTEATIGVFQYGADNLNKRIDQ; encoded by the coding sequence ATGAGCGTCTTCACTCGCTCGCGTAAGGCCGGGGTCCTCGGCGCCATCGCGATCGCCGGCGCGAGCGCCCTCATTCTCGCCGGATGCTCCGGCGGCGGATCGGGTTCGTCGTCGAGCGCTGCACCGGCCGAGAACGTCGATCTCAGCCTCAAGATCGGCACGATCCTTCCCCAGACGGGAACCCTCGCCTTCCTCGGCCCGCCCGAGGAGGCCGGTGTCGGCCTCGCCGCTCAGGACATCAACGACGCCAAGGTCGGCCTCACGATTCCTGACGTCATCTGGGGCGACTCGGGAGACACCGACAACAAGGCGTACGCGACCACCATCCAGAAGCTCATCTCGGAAGGCGTGTCCGCCGCCATCGGCGCCGCGTCCTCGGGTGTCACGAAGCTCTTCCTCGACGACGCGGTTGCGGCGGGCATCATCACCTTCTCGCCGGCCAACACGTCGTTGGACTTCACCAACTGGGACGACAACAACCTCTACTGGCGCACGGCTCCGTCCGACACGCTCCAGGGCGAGGTCCTCGGCAACCTCGTCGCCGAGGACGGCCACGAGAACGTCGCGGTGCTCTACCAGAACGACTCCTACGGCACGGGCCTCAACAAGGTGTTCCAGGACACCTTCACGGGCGCGGGCGGCAAGATCGTCGAGCAGCAGTCGTACAACACGGGTGACACGACCTTCGACGCGCAGATCAGCGCGATCCTGGCGTCGAACCCCGACGCGATCGTCCTGATCACGTTCGACGAGATCTACACGATCGGTCCGGCGCTCATCGCCGCGGGCTACCCGGCGAAGGACCTGTACCTGGTCGACGGCAACCTGAAGAACTTCGGTTCGGATGAGAAGTGGCCCAAGGGCGTGAGCATGGAGGGCGCGAAGGGCACCACGCCCGCCGGCCCGACGACGCCGAAGGACTTCCAGGAGCGCCTCAACACGTACTGGACGGGTGAGGGCAACTCGGCTCTGACGGACTTCTCGTACTCCAACGAGTCGTACGACGCCGTCGTGCTCCTCGCGCTCGCCTCGCTCGCGGCCAACTCGACCGACCCGACCGACATCGCCAGCAAGCTGCAGGAAGTCTCGGGCGGCACGGGTGACGGCAAGAAGTGCACGTCGTTCAAGGAGTGCGCCGACATCATCCTGAGCGGTGGCACGGCGGACTACGACGGCTACTCCGGCCCGATCACGTTCGACGAGCACGGCGACCCGACCGAGGCCACCATCGGTGTCTTCCAGTACGGAGCCGACAACCTCAACAAGCGCATCGACCAGTAA
- a CDS encoding ABC transporter ATP-binding protein codes for MSDEVVVNVTDLTAGYLPGINIINGANLVAHKGELIGIIGPNGAGKSTLLKAIFGMVKVRGGDITVDGESVVGLKSDKLVQRGVGFVPQTNNVFPSLTIEENLQMGLYQNPKRYAERLDFVTGIFAELGKRLKQRAGSLSGGERQMVAMSRALMMEPSVLLLDEPSAGLSPVRQDDAFIRVSDINKAGVTTIMVEQNARRCLQICDRGYVLDQGRDAYEGTGRELLNDPKVIGLYLGSLGADGV; via the coding sequence CTGAGCGACGAGGTCGTCGTCAACGTCACCGACCTCACCGCCGGCTACCTCCCCGGCATCAACATCATCAACGGCGCCAACCTGGTCGCCCACAAGGGCGAGCTCATCGGCATCATCGGCCCCAACGGCGCCGGAAAGTCGACGCTGCTCAAGGCGATCTTCGGCATGGTGAAGGTGCGCGGCGGCGACATCACGGTCGACGGCGAGAGCGTCGTCGGGCTGAAGTCCGACAAGCTCGTGCAGCGCGGCGTGGGCTTCGTCCCCCAGACGAACAACGTCTTCCCGTCGCTCACGATCGAGGAGAACCTGCAGATGGGGCTCTACCAGAACCCCAAGCGCTACGCCGAGCGACTCGACTTCGTGACCGGCATCTTCGCCGAGTTGGGCAAGCGGCTCAAGCAGCGCGCGGGCTCGCTCTCGGGCGGTGAGCGCCAGATGGTGGCGATGTCGCGTGCGCTCATGATGGAGCCCTCCGTGCTGCTGCTCGACGAGCCGTCCGCCGGCCTCAGCCCCGTGCGCCAGGACGACGCGTTCATCCGCGTCTCCGACATCAACAAGGCGGGCGTCACGACGATCATGGTGGAGCAGAACGCGCGCCGCTGCCTGCAGATCTGCGATCGCGGCTACGTCCTCGACCAGGGCCGCGACGCCTACGAGGGCACGGGCCGCGAGCTGCTCAACGACCCCAAGGTGATCGGCCTCTACCTCGGCAGCCTGGGCGCCGACGGGGTCTGA
- a CDS encoding ABC transporter ATP-binding protein, translated as MRRPKTTGLAKGEGVPGVAKVDPLLVVDNVTRRFGGLTAVDVEHLEIPRNAITALIGPNGAGKTTLFNLLCGFDKPNSGSWTFDGQQISGVPSFKVARMGQVRTFQLTKALSLLTVLENMKLGATAQKGESLWASIIPAVWRKQDSDIEDKAMELLKRFKLDAKADDYAASLSGGQRKLLEMARALMSDPTLVMLDEPMAGVNPALTESLLDHILDLKDLGMTVLFVEHDMHMVRHIADWVVVMAEGRVVAEGPPDTVMQDQAVVDAYLGSHQDVDLGVVTGRIAGELDTSALELLEEIKDEEAASIAEAEEENK; from the coding sequence ATCCGTCGCCCCAAGACGACGGGACTCGCCAAGGGCGAGGGCGTCCCCGGCGTCGCGAAAGTCGACCCCCTCCTCGTCGTCGACAACGTCACCCGCCGCTTCGGCGGTCTGACAGCCGTCGATGTCGAGCACCTCGAGATTCCGCGCAACGCCATCACCGCGCTCATCGGTCCGAACGGCGCCGGCAAGACGACGCTGTTCAACCTGCTGTGCGGCTTCGACAAGCCCAACTCGGGATCGTGGACGTTCGACGGCCAGCAGATCAGCGGCGTCCCTTCGTTCAAGGTGGCCCGCATGGGCCAGGTGCGCACGTTCCAGCTCACGAAGGCGCTGTCGCTGCTGACGGTGCTCGAGAACATGAAGCTCGGCGCGACCGCCCAGAAGGGCGAGAGCCTCTGGGCCAGCATCATCCCGGCGGTCTGGCGCAAGCAGGACAGCGACATCGAGGACAAGGCGATGGAGCTGCTCAAGCGGTTCAAGCTGGACGCCAAGGCCGACGACTACGCGGCCTCGCTCTCCGGGGGACAGCGCAAGCTCCTCGAGATGGCGCGCGCCCTCATGAGCGACCCGACGCTCGTCATGCTCGACGAGCCGATGGCCGGCGTGAACCCGGCCCTCACCGAGTCGCTGCTCGATCACATCCTCGACCTGAAGGACCTCGGCATGACGGTGCTCTTCGTCGAGCACGACATGCACATGGTGCGCCACATCGCCGACTGGGTCGTCGTCATGGCCGAAGGCCGGGTCGTCGCCGAAGGGCCGCCCGACACCGTCATGCAGGATCAGGCCGTCGTCGACGCGTACCTCGGCAGCCACCAGGACGTCGACCTCGGCGTCGTGACGGGCCGCATCGCGGGCGAGCTCGACACGTCCGCCCTCGAGCTGCTCGAGGAGATCAAGGACGAAGAAGCCGCGTCCATCGCAGAGGCCGAGGAGGAGAACAAGTGA
- a CDS encoding branched-chain amino acid ABC transporter permease, which translates to MDWGQILNNTAYWIFSPETIAYALAATGLAVHFGYTGLLNFGMAGFMALGAYGYAISILSFNLPWWLGIIIGCIAAAIFAVILGIPTLRLRADYLAIVTIAAAEIVRLLLTTQLFDDFTNSADGLGGYHAGFRAANPFPEGTYGFGPWTWTQDQLWVRVFGIILLGIAVYLVWALMRSPWGRVLKGIREDEDAVRSLGKNVFSYKMQALIIGGVFGALGGVVFALPSAVVPATYTTSLTFFIWTILLLGGAATVFGPVVGSVIFWVIMGFLDNVLPALAQSDIPILSAMSSQQAGTLRFILVGVALMLIVIFRPQGIFGNKRELTFVK; encoded by the coding sequence ATGGATTGGGGACAGATTCTCAACAACACGGCCTACTGGATCTTCAGCCCGGAGACGATCGCGTACGCGCTCGCCGCAACCGGTCTGGCCGTGCACTTCGGCTACACGGGCCTGCTGAACTTCGGTATGGCCGGCTTCATGGCGCTCGGCGCCTACGGCTACGCCATCTCGATCCTGAGCTTCAACCTGCCCTGGTGGCTCGGCATCATCATCGGATGCATCGCCGCGGCGATCTTCGCCGTGATCCTCGGCATCCCGACCCTGCGTCTGAGAGCGGATTATCTCGCCATCGTGACGATCGCGGCGGCCGAGATCGTGCGATTGCTGCTCACGACACAGCTGTTCGACGACTTCACGAACTCGGCGGACGGCCTCGGCGGGTATCACGCGGGCTTCCGCGCGGCGAACCCCTTCCCCGAGGGCACCTACGGCTTCGGCCCGTGGACGTGGACCCAGGATCAGCTGTGGGTGCGCGTCTTCGGCATCATCCTCCTCGGCATCGCGGTCTACCTCGTGTGGGCGCTCATGCGCAGCCCGTGGGGTCGTGTGCTGAAGGGCATCCGCGAGGACGAGGACGCCGTGCGCTCGCTCGGCAAGAACGTCTTCTCGTACAAGATGCAGGCGCTCATCATCGGCGGCGTCTTCGGCGCCCTCGGCGGCGTCGTGTTCGCGCTGCCTTCGGCCGTCGTCCCCGCGACCTACACGACGTCCCTGACGTTCTTCATCTGGACGATCCTGCTCCTCGGCGGAGCGGCCACCGTCTTCGGACCCGTCGTCGGCTCGGTGATCTTCTGGGTCATCATGGGCTTCCTCGACAACGTGCTGCCGGCTCTCGCCCAGTCCGACATCCCGATCCTGTCGGCCATGTCGAGCCAGCAGGCGGGCACGCTGCGCTTCATCCTCGTCGGCGTCGCGCTGATGCTGATCGTGATCTTCCGCCCCCAGGGCATCTTCGGAAACAAGAGGGAGCTGACCTTTGTCAAGTAG